One window from the genome of Garra rufa chromosome 1, GarRuf1.0, whole genome shotgun sequence encodes:
- the LOC141291055 gene encoding uncharacterized protein — MMFIKEENEDTCDPETCRIENEHHEGLMEVKEENQKHQHQKAQDVLTGEKSLTCSQTENNFSRSSAQTTVKKPFACSLCGKQCAHRGHLNDHMLTHTGEKPFACPQCGRRFSRRRSLNDHILIHNGKKPFVCPQCGKSYKRNEHFQCHLLSHDGGKPFTCSQCGKSFSYKRTLNDHIKIHTGECLHRCLQCGKSFLNKGHLKDHVKIHTGERPFACPQCGKSFISKRDVTSHMRIHTEEKPFKCLQCGKGFAWASCLKIHMRHSHSGEREFACEHCSKTFVLESYLKRHLKIHQNEKPHVCSVCGKSFLWLLCFKAHQKIHEGVKTHVCSDCGRAFATADYLIKHQKVHTGERPYLCLYCGKSFGKKANLVDHVRLHTGEKPYTCTQCGNSFTSRKGLSYHREKQCSRSVLKSK; from the exons ATGATGTTTATTAAGGAGGAGAATGAGGACACGTGTGATCCAGAAACCTGCAGAATAGAAAATGAGCACCACGAAG GCCTGATGGAAGTGAAAGAGGAAAATCAGAAACATCAGCATCAGAAAGCTCAAGATGTCCTCACtggagaaaaatcactcacttgCTCCCAAACTGAAAACAATTTCTCACGAAGCAGCGCCCAAACAACAGTCAAAAAGCCTTTCGCCTGCTCTCTGTGTGGAAAGCAATGTGCCCACAGAGGCCACCTGAACGATCACATGTTaactcacaccggagagaagccatttgcttgccctcagtgtggaagAAGATTCTCACGCAGAAGAAGCCTCAATGATCACATACTAATTCACAATGGAAAGAAGCCTTTCgtctgtcctcagtgtggaaagagttacaAACGCAACGAACACTTTCAGTGTCACTTGCTAAGTCACGATGGAGGCAAACCCTTCACCTGCTCTCAATGTGGTAAGAGTTTCAGTTATAAACGAACCCTTAATgatcacatcaaaatccacactggagagtgTCTCCACAGGTGCCttcagtgcggaaagagtttccTGAATAAAGGACACCTTAAGGATCACGTAAAAATCCACACCGGAGAGCGACCTTTCGcctgccctcagtgcggaaagagctTCATCAGTAAACGAGACGTTACGTctcacatgagaatccacaccgaagagaaacctttcaaatgccttcagtgtggaaagggttttgCATGGGCGAGCTGTCTGAAAATCCACATGCGGCACTCTCACTCTGGAGAACGAGAGTTTGCCTGTGAACACTGCAGTAAAACGTTTGTTCTAGAGTCATACCTAAAGAGACACTTGAAGATTCATCAAAACGAGAAACCTCATGTCTGTTCGGTTTGCGGAAAAAGTTTTCTATGGCTCCTGTGTTTCAAAGCGCACCAGAAAATACATGAGGGCGTGAAAACCCATGTGTGCTCGGATTGCGGGAGGGCCTTTGCTACAGCCGACTATTTGATAAAACACCAAAAAGTCCATACGGGGGAACGGCCGTACTTGTGCTTATATTGCGGAAAGAGTTTCGGGAAGAAAGCAAACCTGGTAGATCATGTAAGACtgcatactggagagaagccgtacaccTGCACTCAATGTGGAAACAGCTTCACCTCAAGAAAAGGTCTAAGCTATCACAGAGAAAAGCAGTGTTCTCGGAGCGTGCTGAAATCCAAATAG